AAAACAATTTGTTGTTTCTAACAATATTGCAGATTTTCCTAAGAATGAAGAACTAATATTAATAAATACCCCTTTACATATGCGCAGTTTATTCCCTTATGCAGGATATAGTGGACCTGCAGTTTTTGACAAGTTTCAAAGCGGTAGATTTTGGGTTACTCCAGTTGAACCAGAGTGGAGCACTGATAAAAAAGAGCAAAAGCTACGAGAACACATGTTTTATAAAATTCCAGTATTTGTTTTACATGAGGGTTATCCTGGTCACCATTTGCAAATATCTACTCAACACAATTTACCCGAAAACATCCGTAAAATAATGCATAATAATTTATTTTGTGAAGGATGGGCATTTTATTGCGAAGAATTACTAGAAAACCTGGGTTATATTAGTCATCCTAAAACCAGATTATCTAGATTAAAAGATCAGCTCTGGAGAGCTTCACGGATAATTATTGATGCTAGCTTACACTCAGAGCGTATGAGTTTTAATGAAGCTGTTGATTTGCTTATAAATGAAGCTCATCTTGAGAAAATGAATGCGGTTGCTGAAGTAAGCAGATATATTAAAAACCCACTACGACCAATGAGCTATTTAATGGGAAAACTCGAGTTACTAGAGATAGCAAAAGACTACAAAGAACTAAAAGGTGAAAGCTATTGTTTAAAAGAGTTTCACAATGAGCTACTACAACTAGGGGCAATACCACCTAAATTAGTTAGATTAGAGTTACTAAAGTAATACCAGATATAGTACTATAATAGGGTTTATCCTTTTATAGTACTAGTATCTTACATAAATATTTTATATCTTCTATTTATCAATCATATAATAAACCTTATTGTTCTGGTATTTAACTAGCTCTAAATCGTCAATTGAATACCAGCATTGTTGTATTATGCCTGTAAATCTGAGCTCAACTTTATAACACTTAATTTCCTTATCATTAACCATAAGGTTATCTTCACTTGTAACTACTACTTTGCATGGTGAACTTGTGGCTGAGGATACTACCATATTATTTATTAGTTGTTCATAACCAACCTGTAATGGCATAAACCTAATTATTTGCAGTAGTTGGTTATTATCTATTACTGGCTTAACTATTTTTGCTGATGCCTTTTTGTCTTCATTACTCACTTTTGCCTCTATGTTTACTTTATTTTCTTCGTAATCATAGTTTGCTTTTAAACTCACTACTGACCCATTATTATCTAAAGTTAACTCACTAGTAATTGGCTCATATTTTTCATTAGTTGTTACTTTTATATCTTGCACAATGTTAAAGGAATTATTGTTTTCATCTATTACTTTTAAATCCTCTGTAGCATAAAAATCTATTGTATCTGTATTATTTTTAACTGTCATGGTTGAAGTACCTATTTTTTTATTATCACTTATATTATAAATACTATAAATATACTCCCCCAGTTCTCCTTGTACAGTGTTAAAATCTTTCCACTCTATAGCTTTGGTCTGCTGTTTTTGACATGAGCATAAAAAAAGTATTAATATTAAGCTGCTTAAAATACACAATGTTTTTTTTAACATAGTAACCACCTTATTTTTATATTTTTTCTTTATAAGGTTTAATTCTGGGTAAATAAATTATTACCTTTATTTATTTAAAACCGTAGTTTACTTTGTTTTAGTATTACCATATATTCTACCAATCGACTCTATTTTCACCTTAACGTCTACTGTTATTTGCGAATTTATAAAGTTAGTTGTACTATCTAGTTTACTATCTGCTCCATATTTTGCTATAGCATATTTAGAAACATCTAACAAATCCTGCTTATGTATCTTTTGCACCTTAATTATTTCTTGCTCTAAATCTTTTTGTAAATCTGCAGCAAGAATTTTTTCTATCTTACTAACTTGCTCTTTATCTAGCTCTTCTTGTAGGAGTGTATCCATAACTAGTGTTCCTACAACTTTAATTTGGATATCATAGTTAAGCTTGTTGTCTGCTTTAGTTACTTTAACTTTACGTTTACTTTTAGCTTCTATCTCAAGGTAATCATGAGCATCATTTGACTCAATAGAAACTATACCCTTACTACCCGTTGTACTTAATATATTTATTAACTTAGTTTCTTCAATGTCAAGTTTTTTTATCATCTTATCTTCATTAAATACTGCTATACCACTCAATTCAGGTATCTCGTTAATTATTTCTATATAGGGTAAACAAATTTGTCTACCTTGCTGAAAATGCTTAAATATAAGATCATTAACTGTGTTGTTGCTTGAGTAAAAATACTCATCACTGGCATACTGAATTAAATTAGATAATAATTCTGAGGCACTTTCAGTTTTTGATTTTAAGTTAAAATATTCTTCACAACTACCTTTTACTACTGCTACTGAGGCATGAATATTAACGTTAAAGCTTCTGAATAAATCTAAAATAATATCATCTATGCCAAACTTAGCTCTGTCCTCACTAATTAAATAAATTAACTCTGAGCCATAACCAAATGGTTTACCTTGTTTTACCTTATAGTTTTCAATTGACTGATAAAGTGTATTTCCTTTACCCACATAAAAATCTGAACCAGGCTCTTCTTCAGACTGTATAGAGATAAATTCAATTACACTTATATACTCAGGTTGAGGGCTAGCAATTTTATCTATATCATAACCAAAACCAAATACTACAGCTAAGTCTTCAATTGCCGCTCGGCCATGGCAACCACCAAGTATAACTAAGCAAAATAAAAGAATAAATACTAGGGTTTTTCTTTTAATTCTTTATTCCCCCTATACTTTATTTTTACAATAATCGCTGTGATACTTCCCCACACTAGTGAAAACAATACAAAATAAGGGATTACAGTGTCTAACATAGTTTTTCGATTAAACTCTGGTATAAAAAATAAAATACAAACAAAGGCAATAATAGAAAAACACCAGCTAGCATAGTTTTGTTTAAGCTTTGTAACTTTGGTAATTATAGAAGTACAAATATAACTGTGTACAACTAAAATACGTAGAATAATAGCACTCCATAAAAATATAACAATAGCTAAAAAGTTAGAGACTATTGGTAAGTTTACATCTCGCATCATGTATAATAACGGGTATTCTAGTTTTGAAGCAACCTGCCACCCAAAATAATAGGTAGCTACAAAAGTAGTAAACAAATATACAAAAGTAATACTTAAAACAGCAATTATTCCCGACCTAAAGCTTTTTTCCTTATTAGATACTTTATTTATTATAAAGTAACTGATTTCACAGCCAGTAAAGGCATACAAACTTTCAGGTATAGTTTTAATCATTTGCTCTATAGACATTTTTAACGGCATTATATTAAGCATTGTACCTTTTGGAAGAATAAAAAGGGGAATAAATAACAAAGGAATTGTTACAAAGAAGTAAAACTCACAAATTCTAGCAATCATATATACCCCGTTCATTGCCACAAAAGATGTCAATATAAGAGCAGGCAGTATTATTAAAAATGGACTTATTGCATCTGCTATAGTTATTTTTAGCACATTTGTAAATCCAGATAAAACGCCCACATAAATTGTTAGAATAAATAAAAAAAATATTAAGGCAAAAACTACGGTTAAGAACTTTCCGTAGATATTACTACACATAGTATAAAAATTTGTTTTTGTTTTTTTATGAATATATGAGGAAAAGCAAATTATAGCAGTTGGATATAAAAATGCAATAATAATTGTTAACCAACCAGTTTGTTTTCCATACTTACATAAGTTAGAGGCTAGTGACAATACACCTACTCCTAACATAGAACTAAATATTATGTACATATACTGATTATGAGTAATTTCATTTTTGCTCATCACTTTTACTTCCTTCATCACTTTTACTACTTTTGTCACCATTACTACTATTAGCACTGTTAGTAAATGTTTCTGTAGTACTTTGTATTTCATTTATAGGCATTCTTACTATGCTGTCCCTGAGGTCTTTAACATACATGGGGGTAAAAGGCGCAAAATAAGGTACTCCTAAACTCTCTAAATTTACTAAGTGAGCTATAATAAAAAACAGACCAATAATAACACCATAAAAACCTAACATTTCTGCAATAACAAGTAAAAAAAATCTTATTAGCCTTATTGAAATGCTCATTTCGTAGTTTGGTATAACAAATGTTGCAATTGCTCCAACAGTTACAACTATAAGAGTAGCAGGACTTACTACACTTGCTTGAATCGCAGCTTGGCCTAAAATTATACCGCCTACTATACTTAATGTTTGCCCTACAATTGAGGGTAATCGTAATCCTCCCTCTCTTAAAAACTCTATTATGATTTCCATTAGCATTATTTCCATGAAGGGAGGCAATGGGATATCTTTTCGAGATACAATAATTACTTTTATAAAATTTAATGGTAAAAGTTCCACATTATATTTTAGTAGTACTAAATAAATTGGAGCAAGAGAAACTACAACTATAACTGATAAAAGTCTTAAGAATCTATCAAAGTTAGCCAAAATTATTCTATTTGAATAGTCTTCAAAGGCTTGAAAAAATTCTATAAATACAACAGGCAAAATTACAGCATAAGCACAACCATTAAC
This Clostridium sp. 'deep sea' DNA region includes the following protein-coding sequences:
- a CDS encoding Ger(x)C family spore germination protein; amino-acid sequence: MKRKTLVFILLFCLVILGGCHGRAAIEDLAVVFGFGYDIDKIASPQPEYISVIEFISIQSEEEPGSDFYVGKGNTLYQSIENYKVKQGKPFGYGSELIYLISEDRAKFGIDDIILDLFRSFNVNIHASVAVVKGSCEEYFNLKSKTESASELLSNLIQYASDEYFYSSNNTVNDLIFKHFQQGRQICLPYIEIINEIPELSGIAVFNEDKMIKKLDIEETKLINILSTTGSKGIVSIESNDAHDYLEIEAKSKRKVKVTKADNKLNYDIQIKVVGTLVMDTLLQEELDKEQVSKIEKILAADLQKDLEQEIIKVQKIHKQDLLDVSKYAIAKYGADSKLDSTTNFINSQITVDVKVKIESIGRIYGNTKTK
- a CDS encoding GerAB/ArcD/ProY family transporter, translating into MSKNEITHNQYMYIIFSSMLGVGVLSLASNLCKYGKQTGWLTIIIAFLYPTAIICFSSYIHKKTKTNFYTMCSNIYGKFLTVVFALIFFLFILTIYVGVLSGFTNVLKITIADAISPFLIILPALILTSFVAMNGVYMIARICEFYFFVTIPLLFIPLFILPKGTMLNIMPLKMSIEQMIKTIPESLYAFTGCEISYFIINKVSNKEKSFRSGIIAVLSITFVYLFTTFVATYYFGWQVASKLEYPLLYMMRDVNLPIVSNFLAIVIFLWSAIILRILVVHSYICTSIITKVTKLKQNYASWCFSIIAFVCILFFIPEFNRKTMLDTVIPYFVLFSLVWGSITAIIVKIKYRGNKELKEKP
- a CDS encoding spore germination protein, translated to MHAKFLTNNISENIELIKAAFPVNYSFVIRNIILKGNIKCALLYMSNISNKETIEARIIDPLLFQFDNEINLDGCVVDFIAQRYISISDTSISNDINMILSRIQSGDTVVFINNENKAIICSTSKSNLKNVSEIKIEETLRGEKSAFVDVLNSNIGLIQEKLKNKQLKVDKYTLGENNNAETALVYIENLIDENILKQLKKKLSDIKCPYIPDTGYLAKYIDESKFSIFPQSKTSEKPDKVISDLLQGKAAIFVNGCAYAVILPVVFIEFFQAFEDYSNRIILANFDRFLRLLSVIVVVSLAPIYLVLLKYNVELLPLNFIKVIIVSRKDIPLPPFMEIMLMEIIIEFLREGGLRLPSIVGQTLSIVGGIILGQAAIQASVVSPATLIVVTVGAIATFVIPNYEMSISIRLIRFFLLVIAEMLGFYGVIIGLFFIIAHLVNLESLGVPYFAPFTPMYVKDLRDSIVRMPINEIQSTTETFTNSANSSNGDKSSKSDEGSKSDEQK